A genome region from Ignavibacteria bacterium includes the following:
- a CDS encoding DegT/DnrJ/EryC1/StrS family aminotransferase has product MQVPLLDLKAQYNALKRELDSAMLRVAESQHFILGPEVDNFEKAMCEYIGCRYAYGVSSGTDALLLALMALEIKAGDEVIVPTYSFFATAGVVARLSAVPVFVDCDPVTFNIATEKIEEKITSKTKVIIPVHLYGQSAEMEKIMKIADRYGLKVVEDGAQAIGAEYKDGSKVGTIGHIGCFSFFPSKNLGCFGDGGLVTTNDNLIAERLHIMRVHGAKPKYYHKVIGGNFRIDAIQAAVLNVKLPYLNLWSAKRRQNAELYTRLFVKSGLASEEGKISFDNCDKVLLPSPVYKNSSLKNYHIYNQYIIRVENRDGLQAFLKEKGIGNEVYYPVPFHRQECFSKLNNEDSLYPNANFSAEHSLALPIYPELSNEQITYVVETIKEFIHL; this is encoded by the coding sequence ATGCAAGTCCCATTATTAGATCTTAAGGCGCAATATAATGCATTAAAGCGGGAACTCGATTCTGCAATGCTTCGTGTTGCTGAATCACAGCACTTTATTCTCGGTCCTGAAGTTGACAACTTTGAAAAAGCCATGTGCGAATATATTGGATGCAGATATGCATATGGCGTTTCTTCCGGAACAGATGCTCTCCTTCTTGCTCTTATGGCTCTCGAAATTAAAGCAGGTGATGAGGTGATTGTTCCAACATATTCATTCTTTGCTACCGCCGGTGTAGTCGCTCGTCTTAGCGCAGTCCCCGTGTTTGTAGATTGCGATCCTGTTACCTTTAACATTGCCACTGAAAAAATCGAGGAAAAGATCACCTCAAAGACAAAAGTAATTATACCTGTTCATCTGTACGGACAGAGTGCCGAAATGGAAAAAATAATGAAAATTGCTGACAGATACGGATTAAAAGTGGTTGAAGACGGCGCTCAGGCAATTGGAGCTGAATATAAGGATGGCAGTAAAGTAGGTACAATCGGTCATATTGGCTGTTTCTCTTTCTTCCCAAGCAAAAACCTGGGTTGCTTTGGTGATGGAGGACTAGTAACAACAAATGATAATTTAATTGCTGAAAGGCTTCACATCATGCGCGTACATGGTGCGAAACCGAAGTATTATCACAAAGTAATAGGTGGAAATTTTAGAATAGATGCAATTCAAGCTGCCGTTCTAAATGTAAAATTACCATATCTTAATTTATGGTCCGCCAAAAGAAGACAGAACGCTGAGCTTTATACAAGATTATTTGTGAAATCAGGGCTCGCATCAGAAGAGGGCAAGATCTCTTTCGATAATTGCGATAAAGTTCTGTTGCCAAGTCCGGTTTATAAGAATTCTTCATTAAAGAATTACCATATATATAATCAATATATTATAAGGGTTGAAAATCGTGATGGTCTTCAGGCATTCCTCAAAGAAAAAGGAATTGGTAATGAAGTTTATTATCCGGTACCGTTTCACCGCCAGGAGTGCTTCTCGAAACTAAACAATGAGGATTCTTTATATCCAAACGCTAACTTTTCGGCTGAACATTCTCTTGCTCTGCCCATTTATCCGGAACTTTCTAATGAGCAAATTACATATGTTGTTGAAACAATAAAAGAATTTATACACTTATAA
- a CDS encoding nucleotide sugar dehydrogenase, which yields MQLLEKVNNKSAVVGIIGLGYVGLPLGLEFALKGFKVIGFDLDPRKPEFLSQKKSYIKHISEVKIAKAVDSGKFSATTDFSRLPEADAIIICVPTPLDEHREPDMTYIVNSSKMIQQYLRKGQFVSLESTTYPGTTDEILLPMFEEAPIVQGKTDAKKLVVGEDFYLAFSPEREDPNNPDYSTATIPKVVGGTTPKCLEIAKALYGNVIVKVVPVSSTAAAEATKILENVYRAINIALVNELKMVFDRMGIDVWEVIEAAKTKPFGFNAFYPGPGLGGHCIPIDPFYLTWKAREYDINTKFIELAGEVNTYQPYYVVERTREALDCKRKPLNGAKVLILGAAYKKDIDDMRESPSLKLIEIFREKGAEVSYNDPYVPKLPKTRKYEFQMDSVELTAENLGSFDAVVLSTDHTNYDYKFIAENAKIVVDSRNAFAKNGVKKENIYKA from the coding sequence ATGCAGCTCTTAGAAAAAGTTAATAACAAATCCGCAGTTGTCGGTATTATAGGCCTTGGTTATGTGGGGCTACCATTAGGACTTGAATTTGCCCTTAAAGGATTCAAGGTAATAGGCTTTGATCTAGACCCCCGCAAACCAGAATTTCTTTCCCAAAAGAAATCTTACATTAAGCATATAAGTGAAGTGAAAATAGCCAAAGCAGTTGACAGCGGAAAATTCTCTGCAACAACGGATTTTTCTAGACTTCCGGAAGCTGATGCTATAATTATCTGCGTTCCTACTCCATTGGATGAACACCGCGAGCCTGATATGACTTATATTGTTAACTCGTCAAAAATGATCCAGCAGTATTTAAGGAAGGGTCAGTTTGTTTCTTTAGAATCGACTACCTATCCTGGCACAACTGATGAAATTCTTCTCCCAATGTTCGAAGAGGCTCCAATAGTCCAGGGAAAGACTGACGCTAAGAAGTTAGTTGTTGGTGAGGATTTTTACTTAGCCTTCAGCCCTGAACGTGAAGACCCAAATAATCCCGATTACTCAACTGCCACAATACCTAAAGTTGTCGGTGGTACTACACCAAAGTGCCTTGAGATAGCAAAAGCGCTTTATGGAAATGTTATTGTAAAAGTAGTTCCGGTAAGCTCAACCGCTGCAGCTGAAGCAACAAAAATACTGGAAAATGTTTACCGTGCAATCAACATTGCCCTTGTAAATGAGCTTAAGATGGTATTTGACAGGATGGGTATTGACGTATGGGAGGTAATTGAGGCAGCAAAGACAAAGCCCTTCGGCTTCAACGCATTCTACCCTGGTCCTGGACTTGGTGGCCACTGTATCCCCATAGATCCATTCTATCTTACATGGAAAGCACGTGAATACGATATAAATACAAAATTCATAGAACTGGCCGGAGAAGTAAATACATACCAGCCCTATTATGTAGTTGAAAGAACACGTGAAGCACTCGACTGCAAGCGCAAGCCATTAAATGGTGCAAAAGTCCTGATACTAGGGGCTGCATACAAGAAAGATATTGATGATATGAGGGAATCTCCTTCCCTTAAACTTATTGAAATATTCCGTGAAAAGGGAGCTGAGGTCAGTTATAATGATCCTTATGTACCAAAACTTCCTAAAACACGAAAATATGAATTCCAAATGGATTCAGTTGAGCTCACAGCTGAAAATCTGGGAAGCTTTGATGCCGTGGTCTTAAGCACAGATCATACAAATTATGATTATAAGTTCATTGCCGAGAATGCAAAAATTGTAGTAGACTCCCGTAATGCTTTTGCAAAGAACGGCGTTAAAAAAGAAAATATTTATAAAGCTTAA
- a CDS encoding acyltransferase has product MFFLRLIRESWERVVKRIEYIRTYIVLKRNRVEIGKESIKNINGVPFIVNCGTCVIGDRVTLNSKYSANAIGGQTFLSIVVKENAKLVIDDDSGISNSAIYCAQEIQIGKKVSIGGDCKIYDTDFHSIHLSERNTNVKSSPVIIKDGVFIGTGAIILKGVTIGTESVIGAGSVVTKNIPDYEVWAGNPAKFIKKLKS; this is encoded by the coding sequence ATGTTTTTTTTAAGATTAATCCGGGAATCATGGGAAAGAGTCGTTAAAAGAATAGAGTATATCCGGACGTATATAGTATTAAAAAGAAACAGGGTGGAAATAGGGAAAGAAAGCATTAAAAACATAAACGGTGTACCGTTTATTGTAAACTGCGGAACCTGTGTAATTGGCGATAGAGTAACATTAAACAGTAAATATTCAGCAAATGCCATAGGCGGCCAGACATTCCTTTCAATTGTTGTTAAAGAAAACGCAAAATTAGTTATAGATGACGATTCAGGTATATCAAATTCAGCAATCTACTGCGCTCAGGAAATACAGATAGGTAAAAAAGTATCCATCGGAGGGGATTGCAAGATATACGATACCGATTTTCATTCAATTCACCTGAGTGAAAGAAATACAAATGTTAAAAGCTCCCCGGTTATAATAAAAGATGGTGTATTTATTGGGACGGGAGCTATAATACTGAAAGGAGTAACCATTGGAACCGAAAGTGTAATAGGAGCCGGTTCCGTAGTTACAAAGAATATTCCTGACTATGAAGTCTGGGCCGGCAATCCGGCTAAATTTATTAAAAAACTAAAAAGCTAG
- a CDS encoding N-acetyltransferase, with product MNFFKHESAYIDEPSEIGEGTKIWHFSHVQKNAKIGKNCVLGQNVNVANNVTIGDYCKIQNNVSIYEGVTLEDYVFCGPSMVFTNVLDPKCKYPQVGAEFYKPTLVKEGASIGANATIVCGHTLGRHCMIGAGAVVTKDVPDYALVVGNPGKIIGWVSEAGKKLEFNKDNLARCEKSGKTYKFEKNKVIEI from the coding sequence ATGAATTTTTTCAAACATGAGTCGGCATACATAGATGAACCCTCCGAAATTGGAGAGGGAACAAAGATCTGGCATTTTTCTCATGTTCAGAAAAACGCTAAAATTGGAAAAAATTGTGTTTTGGGCCAGAATGTGAACGTTGCCAATAATGTTACCATTGGCGACTACTGCAAGATACAGAATAACGTATCTATATACGAAGGTGTAACCCTCGAAGATTACGTCTTCTGCGGACCATCAATGGTCTTCACCAACGTTCTCGACCCGAAATGTAAATATCCCCAGGTCGGCGCAGAATTTTACAAACCGACACTGGTAAAAGAAGGCGCCTCCATAGGAGCCAACGCAACCATAGTATGCGGCCACACACTCGGCCGCCACTGCATGATCGGTGCCGGAGCCGTAGTAACCAAAGACGTCCCCGATTACGCTCTTGTAGTAGGCAACCCGGGAAAGATAATCGGCTGGGTAAGTGAAGCCGGCAAAAAACTGGAATTTAACAAGGATAACCTCGCCCGCTGCGAAAAATCAGGCAAGACATACAAATTTGAAAAAAATAAAGTTATAGAAATTTAA
- a CDS encoding N-acetyltransferase has protein sequence MNYFKHESAYVDEPSEIGEGTKIWHFCHVQKNTKIGKNCVFGQNVNVANNVTIGNFCKIQNNVSIYEGVTLEDYVFCGPSMVFTNILDPKCKYPQVGAEYYVHTLVKEGASIGANATIVCGHTIGKHALIGAGAVVTKDVPNYALIIGNPGKVVGWVSEAGKKLQFDKDGFAYCEKSCKTYKIENGKVQEI, from the coding sequence ATGAATTATTTTAAACATGAATCGGCATATGTAGATGAGCCTTCCGAAATAGGGGAAGGAACAAAAATATGGCACTTCTGCCATGTTCAAAAAAATACTAAAATCGGCAAAAATTGTGTGTTTGGTCAGAATGTTAATGTTGCAAACAATGTTACAATAGGAAATTTTTGTAAAATACAGAATAACGTATCCATATATGAAGGCGTAACCCTGGAAGATTATGTGTTCTGTGGACCTTCTATGGTATTTACCAACATTCTGGATCCAAAATGCAAGTACCCACAGGTCGGAGCTGAATATTACGTACATACATTAGTAAAGGAAGGTGCTTCAATTGGAGCTAATGCTACAATAGTATGTGGACATACAATAGGAAAACATGCTCTTATCGGAGCTGGTGCTGTTGTAACAAAAGATGTCCCCAATTATGCTTTGATTATAGGCAATCCAGGGAAAGTAGTAGGATGGGTTAGTGAAGCGGGTAAAAAATTACAGTTCGATAAGGATGGATTTGCTTATTGTGAAAAATCCTGTAAAACCTACAAAATCGAAAATGGAAAAGTCCAAGAGATATAA
- the gmd gene encoding GDP-mannose 4,6-dehydratase — translation MKKALITGITGQDGSYLTEILLEKGYEVHGIVRRSSSINTGRIDHLYNNPEIRNERLFLHYGDVVDTSNLNRILEKICPNEIYNLAAQSHVKVSFEVPDYTAQVDALGTLRFLDAIREVGIGRETKFYQASTSELFGKVQEVPQTENTPFYPRSPYGVAKLYGYWIIVNYREAYNLFACNGILFNHESPRRGETFVTRKITMAAAKIALGLQDRLVLGNLNSKRDWGFAPEYCEGMWRILQHEIPEDFVLATGETHTVREFTELTFKELGIELEWCGEEENEKGIIRRFDPTFIASFQNENFRTGHLKPGSCVVEVSSSYYRPTEVELLIGNASKAKESLGWSPKTKFEELVNIMIKSDLYKNIKN, via the coding sequence ATGAAAAAAGCTCTCATCACCGGAATTACAGGCCAGGATGGTTCATATTTAACCGAAATTCTTTTGGAAAAAGGTTATGAAGTTCATGGAATAGTAAGAAGAAGCAGTTCAATTAATACTGGAAGGATTGATCATCTTTATAATAATCCGGAAATAAGAAATGAAAGATTATTTCTTCATTATGGTGATGTAGTAGATACAAGTAATCTTAACAGGATTCTTGAAAAGATTTGTCCCAATGAAATTTATAATCTTGCGGCTCAGAGTCATGTTAAAGTCTCTTTTGAAGTCCCAGATTATACTGCTCAGGTTGACGCTCTCGGAACTCTTAGATTTCTTGATGCCATTAGGGAAGTTGGAATTGGAAGGGAAACTAAATTTTACCAGGCATCAACAAGCGAGCTCTTTGGTAAAGTACAGGAAGTCCCCCAAACTGAGAATACTCCATTTTATCCCCGTTCACCTTATGGTGTAGCAAAACTTTACGGCTACTGGATAATTGTTAATTATCGTGAAGCCTATAATCTTTTTGCATGTAACGGAATTCTTTTTAATCACGAATCCCCTAGACGAGGCGAAACATTTGTTACACGCAAAATAACAATGGCAGCTGCAAAGATCGCGTTAGGACTGCAAGATAGGTTAGTTCTTGGTAACCTAAATTCCAAACGTGACTGGGGCTTTGCTCCTGAGTACTGTGAGGGAATGTGGAGAATTCTTCAGCATGAAATTCCAGAAGACTTTGTTCTTGCTACAGGTGAAACTCACACAGTCCGTGAGTTTACAGAACTTACCTTCAAAGAGCTGGGAATTGAGTTAGAGTGGTGTGGCGAAGAAGAAAACGAAAAGGGTATAATTAGAAGATTTGATCCAACTTTCATCGCTTCCTTTCAAAATGAAAACTTTAGAACTGGACATTTGAAGCCGGGTTCTTGTGTTGTAGAGGTTTCTTCCTCATATTACCGCCCCACAGAAGTAGAACTGCTTATTGGCAATGCTTCAAAAGCAAAAGAAAGTCTCGGCTGGAGTCCTAAAACCAAATTTGAGGAGCTCGTAAATATTATGATCAAATCAGATTTATATAAAAATATAAAAAATTAA